One Glycocaulis abyssi DNA window includes the following coding sequences:
- a CDS encoding lycopene cyclase family protein, translated as MRADRDVIIIGAGLAGLMLAERLALSSQRQLRVEVFEQAPSLTTARRSWSWYEAGRPRTAFDKTWTRWEMSAANLAVARPFADGRYGLLRGEALAGRALQAIETSPSVRLRLSASVSAIRSAPGGAVVETSQGELSARMVIDTRPGGAELLDRARWVRTGIRAEVRTGSACFDQDTATLVHRLRREDGALTFETVLPLAADHAIIEAVRIARSGDERRPAFDRAVERITGGVAADIGIRMRSASPLGLSDRWPVSARAVRIAASRGAGLALAGATGRDAQRGQVWAVQAFDALERGRALPGLPAQPLLARLSSYLLFRRLAARPSRLIAMAERSPGDSIVRLVGGTASLADAAPLLWVNR; from the coding sequence GTGCGCGCCGACAGGGATGTCATCATTATCGGTGCGGGTCTGGCCGGTCTCATGCTCGCCGAACGCCTCGCACTGTCTTCCCAGCGCCAGCTGCGCGTGGAGGTGTTCGAACAGGCGCCGAGCCTCACAACCGCGCGGCGCAGCTGGAGCTGGTATGAGGCGGGTCGGCCCCGCACGGCGTTTGACAAGACCTGGACCCGCTGGGAGATGAGCGCGGCCAATCTGGCGGTTGCCCGCCCGTTCGCGGATGGCCGCTACGGCCTCTTGCGGGGTGAGGCGCTGGCCGGGCGGGCCTTGCAGGCGATAGAAACGAGCCCGTCTGTCCGCCTGCGCCTGTCGGCAAGCGTTAGCGCCATAAGGTCCGCACCCGGCGGGGCTGTTGTCGAGACAAGTCAGGGGGAACTCAGCGCACGGATGGTGATCGATACCCGTCCGGGCGGGGCCGAGCTGCTCGACCGGGCGCGCTGGGTGCGCACTGGCATCAGGGCCGAAGTGCGTACCGGCTCGGCCTGCTTTGATCAGGACACCGCCACGCTGGTTCACCGCCTGCGCCGGGAGGATGGCGCGCTGACATTCGAGACCGTCCTGCCGCTGGCCGCCGACCATGCCATTATCGAAGCTGTACGCATCGCCCGCTCAGGCGATGAGCGCCGGCCGGCCTTTGACCGGGCGGTGGAGCGGATCACCGGCGGTGTGGCCGCTGACATCGGCATACGCATGCGCAGCGCAAGTCCGCTGGGTCTCTCCGACCGGTGGCCTGTGAGCGCCCGTGCCGTGCGTATCGCGGCTAGCCGCGGGGCCGGGCTTGCCCTTGCCGGGGCAACGGGGCGTGATGCCCAGCGTGGACAGGTATGGGCAGTCCAGGCTTTCGACGCGCTGGAGCGCGGCCGCGCATTGCCCGGCCTGCCCGCGCAGCCCTTGCTTGCCCGGCTTTCCTCCTATCTGCTGTTCAGGCGGCTTGCGGCCCGTCCTTCACGGCTGATCGCCATGGCAGAGCGGTCGCCGGGCGATTCGATCGTGCGCCTGGTGGGCGGAACGGCGTCACTGGCCGATGCCGCGCCCCTGCTCTGGGTGAACCGCTAG
- the ilvD gene encoding dihydroxy-acid dehydratase has product MTTRPTSPSRTLIEGPSRAPARAMLRAAGYDNAAMAKPMIAIVNTWTSVTPCNMHLNTLADHAREGIIAAGGTPVDFNTIVVTDGIAMGTEGMRASLMSRECVADSAELAVRGHCLDAVLFLAGCDKTIPAAAMAAARLDLPSVILYGGSIMPGKLHGKAVTIQDVFEAVGACAAGKISEAELGEVERQACPGAGACGGQFTANTMALALTFLGLSPMGLNDIPATDPRKPDAARRAGELVVEAFREGRNARQFVTPQSLKNAAAAVSATAGSTNAVLHLVAIAREAGLEPSAFGIDDFDAISRSTPVIADLKPGGRYMAPDMAAAGGSPLLGRRLKEAGLIADAPTITGDALFGLVAGAEEAKGQDVILSAEKPLKSRGGFGILYGDLAPQGCVAKLAGHDRLSFEGPARVFDSEDACFEAVQAGKIQKGDVVVIRYEGPAGGPGMREMLAVTAAIQGAGLGDDVALITDGRFSGATYGFMVGHVAPEAARGGPIAFVKDGDRIRIDVDAQRIDTDADLDTRMKSGFTPPAPRYPSGAYAKYAALVSSASDGAVTSFPFVSS; this is encoded by the coding sequence ATGACCACACGCCCGACTTCTCCCTCGCGCACCCTCATCGAAGGGCCGAGCCGTGCACCGGCCAGAGCCATGCTGCGCGCAGCCGGTTATGACAACGCCGCGATGGCAAAGCCGATGATCGCCATCGTCAACACCTGGACGAGTGTCACGCCGTGCAACATGCACCTCAATACGCTGGCCGACCACGCGCGCGAGGGCATTATCGCTGCAGGCGGAACGCCGGTGGACTTCAATACGATTGTGGTCACTGACGGCATCGCAATGGGTACTGAAGGCATGCGTGCCAGCCTGATGAGCCGCGAATGCGTGGCAGATTCGGCTGAACTTGCCGTACGCGGACATTGTCTCGATGCGGTGCTGTTTCTGGCCGGATGCGACAAGACAATTCCGGCTGCAGCCATGGCGGCAGCGCGTCTCGACCTGCCAAGCGTCATTCTCTATGGCGGGTCGATCATGCCGGGAAAACTGCACGGCAAGGCGGTTACCATTCAGGACGTGTTCGAGGCCGTCGGCGCGTGCGCTGCGGGCAAGATCAGCGAGGCGGAGCTGGGCGAGGTGGAACGGCAAGCCTGTCCGGGCGCGGGCGCGTGCGGCGGACAGTTCACCGCCAACACGATGGCGCTGGCGCTGACCTTCCTGGGCCTGTCGCCCATGGGGCTGAATGATATTCCGGCCACCGATCCCAGAAAGCCCGATGCCGCGCGGCGCGCCGGGGAGCTGGTCGTCGAAGCGTTCCGCGAAGGGCGCAATGCCAGGCAGTTCGTCACCCCGCAATCGCTGAAGAATGCTGCGGCGGCCGTCAGCGCCACCGCAGGGTCTACCAACGCGGTCCTGCATCTGGTGGCGATAGCGCGCGAGGCAGGGCTGGAACCGTCCGCGTTTGGCATTGATGATTTCGATGCCATTTCCCGCTCAACACCGGTGATCGCCGATCTGAAGCCGGGCGGGCGCTATATGGCGCCCGACATGGCGGCGGCTGGCGGCTCGCCCCTGCTGGGCCGGCGGCTGAAGGAGGCCGGGCTCATCGCCGACGCGCCCACCATCACCGGCGACGCCCTGTTCGGGCTGGTTGCCGGCGCAGAGGAAGCCAAAGGGCAGGACGTTATTCTGTCTGCGGAGAAACCGCTCAAATCGCGCGGCGGGTTCGGCATTCTCTATGGTGATCTGGCACCGCAGGGCTGTGTTGCCAAGCTGGCAGGCCATGACCGTCTGTCCTTTGAAGGGCCGGCGCGTGTGTTCGACAGCGAGGATGCCTGTTTTGAAGCTGTCCAGGCCGGGAAAATCCAGAAAGGCGATGTGGTCGTCATCCGCTATGAAGGCCCCGCCGGGGGGCCGGGCATGCGCGAAATGCTGGCGGTCACGGCCGCCATTCAGGGCGCGGGGCTTGGCGATGATGTGGCACTGATTACGGATGGCCGGTTTTCCGGCGCCACTTACGGCTTCATGGTCGGTCATGTTGCGCCGGAGGCGGCGCGGGGCGGCCCCATCGCCTTTGTAAAGGATGGTGACCGGATCAGGATTGATGTCGATGCCCAGCGTATTGATACCGACGCCGATCTGGATACGCGCATGAAGAGCGGCTTCACGCCGCCAGCGCCGCGCTATCCGTCCGGTGCCTATGCCAAATACGCAGCGCTGGTGTCATCAGCGTCCGACGGCGCGGTGACATCCTTCCCGTTCGTCAGCTCCTAG
- the thrC gene encoding threonine synthase yields MRYVSTRGGQSASLSEAICRGSAPGGALFIPQTLPRISSDDVQPGLTLAELATQLLGPFFEGDALQADLPALCANAFDFPVPLTIPDPARPGLRALELFHGPTGAFKDFGTRFLMGALDCLADEDDPFTVLVATSGDTGGAAAQAAEGRKGVQLAVLYPKGRVSPFQEHQLTCWNAPVRAFRVSGDFDACQALVKNAFADEELTRRFRLTSANSINIVRLLPQMVYLADAALKVWRTSGTLPGLIIPSGNLGHGLAALYARSMGLPIGPVVIATNANATLHEWNQTGVYRPRPSVATLANAMDIGTPSNFERLDHLASDQRAISVERVDDDAIRARIIADFERTGYVWCPHSAIAAEAWHRLPEAAREQRVWIAAATAHPYKFADVVEPLIGQSIDPSAPLKAVLDRPSHMDELAADMNALSRALAGTFRSSRVSAGYA; encoded by the coding sequence GTGAGATATGTCTCCACGCGCGGCGGCCAGTCAGCCAGCCTGAGCGAGGCCATCTGCCGGGGGAGCGCGCCCGGCGGCGCACTCTTCATTCCGCAGACCCTGCCCCGCATCAGTTCCGACGATGTCCAGCCCGGCCTCACACTCGCTGAGCTTGCTACGCAGCTTCTTGGCCCGTTCTTCGAGGGCGATGCGCTGCAAGCTGATCTGCCAGCCCTGTGCGCGAATGCTTTCGACTTTCCGGTGCCGCTGACCATTCCTGATCCGGCAAGGCCGGGCCTGCGCGCGCTTGAGCTGTTTCATGGGCCTACAGGCGCTTTCAAGGATTTCGGCACGCGCTTCCTGATGGGCGCTCTGGACTGCCTCGCCGACGAAGATGATCCGTTTACGGTGCTTGTTGCGACATCGGGCGATACCGGCGGGGCCGCTGCGCAGGCGGCGGAGGGCCGCAAGGGCGTACAGCTGGCGGTACTGTACCCCAAGGGGCGTGTATCTCCCTTCCAGGAACATCAGCTGACCTGCTGGAATGCGCCCGTGCGGGCATTTCGGGTGAGCGGTGATTTCGATGCCTGTCAGGCCCTGGTCAAGAACGCGTTCGCCGATGAGGAGCTCACACGCCGCTTCCGGCTGACCTCGGCCAACTCGATCAATATCGTGCGGCTGCTGCCCCAGATGGTGTATCTGGCTGATGCGGCGCTGAAAGTCTGGCGGACAAGCGGCACCCTGCCCGGCCTGATCATTCCCAGCGGCAATCTGGGCCATGGTCTGGCGGCGCTCTATGCCCGCTCCATGGGTCTTCCCATCGGGCCGGTGGTGATTGCCACCAACGCCAATGCCACCTTGCACGAATGGAACCAGACAGGCGTGTACCGGCCTCGGCCATCGGTTGCGACACTGGCCAATGCGATGGATATCGGCACGCCGAGCAATTTCGAGCGCCTCGATCATCTGGCATCAGACCAGCGCGCGATCAGCGTGGAACGGGTAGATGATGATGCGATCCGCGCCCGGATAATCGCGGATTTCGAGCGCACCGGATATGTGTGGTGCCCGCATTCGGCCATTGCCGCGGAAGCTTGGCACCGCCTGCCGGAGGCCGCGCGCGAGCAGCGTGTCTGGATAGCGGCGGCTACAGCTCACCCTTACAAGTTTGCCGATGTGGTGGAGCCCCTTATCGGGCAATCCATCGACCCCAGCGCACCGCTAAAGGCCGTCCTTGACCGCCCGTCACATATGGACGAGCTGGCAGCGGACATGAACGCCCTGTCGCGGGCGCTGGCCGGTACGTTTCGTTCTTCGAGAGTGTCTGCAGGATACGCATAA
- a CDS encoding homoserine kinase — translation MRAMKDIARASAPASIGNVGPGFDILGQAFDTLQDVVTAHREAEPGVRLGAVSGRVKSLPGSAERNTALAAAKALLDAAGARFGVRLDIEKGVPLSAGMGGSAASAVAAAVAVNALLETPFAQAELLMFALEGERVSSDPPPWDNVMASLLGGLVIAARLEASQVRRIPAPSGLVSIVVHPDAEIETRAARGILRPAVAMETVVEHSRRLAAFVAGCAANEHDLIRAGLDDVLVEPQRRYLLPALPAVKTAALQAGALGCSFSGSGPSIFAWCSEADHAAVEAAMCAAFAREGQSAHAYHAPINSRGARLEPLPEVVG, via the coding sequence ATGCGCGCGATGAAGGACATCGCCAGAGCGAGTGCACCGGCCAGCATAGGCAATGTGGGACCGGGATTTGATATTCTGGGCCAGGCGTTTGACACGCTACAGGACGTGGTCACCGCCCACCGTGAGGCAGAACCCGGCGTGCGCCTCGGCGCGGTTTCCGGCCGGGTGAAAAGCCTGCCAGGCTCTGCTGAGCGCAATACCGCATTGGCGGCTGCAAAGGCCCTGCTCGACGCGGCGGGTGCCCGTTTCGGGGTACGGCTGGATATTGAGAAGGGCGTGCCGTTGAGCGCGGGCATGGGCGGCTCAGCCGCATCGGCGGTCGCGGCGGCAGTGGCCGTCAATGCCCTTCTGGAAACGCCGTTCGCGCAAGCCGAGCTCTTGATGTTCGCCCTTGAAGGCGAGCGGGTATCCTCCGATCCGCCGCCCTGGGACAATGTGATGGCAAGCCTGCTTGGCGGGCTGGTGATCGCTGCGCGGCTGGAGGCTAGTCAGGTGCGCCGCATACCGGCACCATCGGGCCTGGTCTCGATCGTCGTTCATCCTGATGCGGAGATTGAGACACGCGCCGCACGCGGGATATTGCGCCCTGCTGTCGCTATGGAGACGGTTGTCGAGCACTCGCGGCGGCTGGCGGCCTTTGTGGCTGGCTGCGCCGCCAATGAGCATGATCTGATCCGCGCCGGGCTGGACGATGTGCTGGTTGAACCGCAGCGGCGATATCTTCTGCCAGCGCTTCCGGCCGTGAAGACCGCCGCCTTGCAGGCAGGCGCGCTAGGCTGCTCATTCTCCGGGTCCGGACCGTCGATATTTGCATGGTGCTCCGAGGCAGACCACGCCGCCGTCGAAGCTGCCATGTGCGCCGCCTTCGCCAGAGAGGGCCAGTCCGCACACGCCTATCACGCGCCGATAAATTCCCGCGGGGCGAGACTGGAACCGCTGCCGGAGGTGGTGGGGTGA
- a CDS encoding homoserine dehydrogenase, with product MKPQSMKSGAPPLCVLKFGSSVLQCDADYDAAAQEVFRHVRRGEKVIAVVSALAGETDALLAQGELVGGNGATPHAAMMARLARVGELRSAALMGLALGRVGVRTAVLDPHEIGLEAEGDPLDANLCGLDNAAVAEALSCHEVLAVPGFTAVHARFGAVTLGRGGTDLTAVFFAARCGAARVRLIKDVDGVYAEDPAENPQAERYAELDYDAAADVSAGLIQPKAIAAAKAANLVIEIAAMGAGEATRICAAPARKAPARPVRRLRVALLGCGAVGAGVLAHLRSRPDLFELNPVLVRRPEARAHQDGVRFTDELGLALSGKPDLVVELLGGADHPAEIMARALSGGAHVVTANKAALARHYDALHAATREGAARLAFSAAVGGGTPILEALEQRGGHNGPVRIEGVMNGTANFLLDRLAAGDAFDDAVKEAQRLGFAEADPAADVDGHDAADKLSLLIRAAFGKAVDPAGIPKDSLAQADPAAVKAARADGLVFKQIGVCELSADGQVKAEVRVRAVPAQHPLAGARNEENRFILTCADHSVQTLCGKGAGRWPTAAAVFADIMDIHRGLSEPEKMEFAASEPSRAPALLRA from the coding sequence ATGAAACCCCAATCCATGAAATCCGGCGCGCCGCCGCTTTGCGTGCTCAAATTCGGCAGCTCGGTCCTGCAGTGCGACGCCGATTACGACGCCGCCGCCCAGGAAGTGTTCCGGCATGTCCGCCGGGGCGAAAAAGTCATTGCGGTGGTTTCCGCGCTTGCCGGCGAAACCGATGCCCTGCTGGCGCAAGGCGAGCTTGTCGGCGGAAACGGCGCCACGCCCCATGCCGCGATGATGGCGCGCCTTGCACGGGTGGGCGAGCTGCGCTCTGCCGCCCTCATGGGTCTGGCGCTGGGACGGGTGGGCGTGCGGACGGCTGTTCTTGATCCACACGAAATCGGACTGGAAGCTGAAGGCGATCCGCTGGACGCCAATCTGTGCGGTCTGGACAATGCGGCAGTCGCCGAGGCCCTGTCTTGTCACGAAGTGCTGGCCGTGCCGGGCTTTACTGCGGTGCACGCCCGGTTTGGCGCGGTCACGCTGGGGCGGGGCGGTACGGACCTGACGGCGGTTTTCTTTGCGGCGCGATGCGGCGCGGCGCGCGTGCGGCTGATCAAGGATGTTGATGGCGTCTACGCAGAAGATCCGGCCGAGAACCCGCAGGCAGAACGCTATGCAGAGCTGGACTATGACGCTGCCGCCGATGTCAGCGCGGGCCTGATACAGCCCAAGGCCATCGCCGCGGCGAAGGCCGCCAATCTCGTCATCGAGATCGCGGCCATGGGCGCCGGTGAGGCCACCCGAATCTGCGCGGCTCCGGCCCGCAAGGCACCAGCGCGGCCCGTGCGGCGCCTGCGTGTCGCTCTGCTGGGCTGCGGCGCGGTGGGTGCGGGAGTGCTGGCACATCTGCGCTCCCGCCCGGACCTGTTTGAACTGAACCCGGTTCTGGTACGCCGCCCGGAAGCCCGTGCCCATCAGGACGGCGTGCGCTTTACCGATGAGCTTGGCCTCGCGCTTTCCGGCAAGCCGGATCTGGTGGTCGAGCTGCTGGGCGGCGCGGACCACCCGGCAGAAATCATGGCCCGTGCGCTGAGCGGCGGCGCGCATGTTGTCACCGCCAACAAGGCGGCTCTCGCCCGCCATTATGACGCGCTTCACGCCGCAACGCGCGAGGGAGCGGCCCGGCTCGCTTTCAGCGCGGCGGTGGGTGGCGGCACGCCCATTCTCGAAGCGCTGGAACAGCGTGGGGGACATAATGGTCCGGTGCGGATCGAGGGCGTGATGAACGGCACGGCGAACTTCCTGCTGGACCGGCTGGCCGCCGGGGACGCGTTCGACGATGCAGTGAAAGAGGCGCAGCGCCTGGGATTTGCCGAAGCCGATCCGGCCGCCGATGTGGACGGGCATGACGCCGCCGACAAGCTGTCCCTGCTGATCCGGGCCGCGTTCGGAAAGGCTGTCGACCCGGCCGGTATACCCAAGGATTCGCTTGCGCAGGCCGACCCGGCGGCGGTGAAGGCGGCACGCGCAGACGGGCTGGTCTTCAAGCAGATCGGCGTTTGCGAGTTGTCGGCCGACGGGCAGGTGAAAGCCGAAGTGCGGGTGCGTGCAGTGCCGGCACAGCACCCTCTGGCGGGCGCGCGCAACGAGGAGAACCGCTTCATCCTCACCTGCGCCGATCACAGCGTGCAAACCCTGTGTGGCAAGGGCGCGGGGCGCTGGCCGACGGCTGCAGCCGTGTTTGCAGACATCATGGACATTCACCGCGGACTGTCGGAGCCTGAGAAGATGGAATTCGCCGCGTCGGAACCGTCCAGAGCCCCTGCATTGCTGAGGGCCTGA
- the ilvC gene encoding ketol-acid reductoisomerase, whose protein sequence is MQARIYTDNDANPSAIKPGPVAIIGYGSQGRAHARNLRDSGHDVIVGARAGGRAAATAKGDGFTVVSPAEAANAASLIALLTPDMSHAEVYTHDIAPNMSAGDALLVAHGFSIHYGQIQPAKDVDVILVAPKGPGDLVRREFERGAGVPSLFAVWQDASGKARDKALAYCAGNGGTAGGAIETTFAEETETDLFGEQAVLCGGASELVIAGYETLVEAGYQPEIAYFECLHELKLIVDLMYEGGLAKMHSFVSETAKYGDLVSGPRVINAETRERMREVLRDIQTGSFARDWVLENQAGKPRYAALLREDLDQPIEHTGERLRARMGWLQPGANAGQA, encoded by the coding sequence ATGCAAGCCCGGATTTACACAGACAACGATGCCAACCCGTCCGCGATAAAGCCGGGGCCGGTGGCCATTATCGGTTATGGCAGTCAGGGCCGCGCCCATGCGCGAAACTTGCGCGACAGCGGCCATGACGTGATCGTTGGCGCGCGTGCTGGTGGCCGGGCGGCGGCTACGGCGAAGGGTGATGGCTTTACGGTGGTTAGCCCGGCGGAGGCCGCAAATGCCGCCTCGCTGATCGCGCTTTTAACCCCCGACATGTCCCACGCCGAGGTCTACACGCATGATATTGCGCCCAATATGAGCGCTGGCGACGCGCTGCTGGTCGCGCACGGATTTTCCATCCATTACGGCCAGATCCAGCCTGCGAAAGACGTGGATGTCATCCTGGTTGCCCCCAAGGGGCCGGGCGATCTGGTGCGCCGCGAGTTTGAGCGTGGTGCGGGTGTGCCGAGCCTGTTTGCCGTCTGGCAGGATGCGTCCGGCAAGGCGCGTGACAAGGCGCTGGCCTATTGCGCAGGCAATGGCGGCACGGCCGGCGGCGCCATCGAGACCACATTTGCCGAGGAAACCGAAACCGATCTGTTCGGCGAACAGGCCGTCCTGTGCGGCGGAGCGAGCGAGCTGGTCATTGCCGGCTATGAGACGCTGGTGGAAGCCGGATATCAGCCTGAAATCGCCTATTTCGAGTGCCTGCATGAGCTGAAACTGATCGTCGACCTCATGTATGAGGGCGGCCTCGCCAAGATGCACAGCTTCGTGTCGGAGACCGCCAAATATGGCGATCTGGTCTCAGGGCCGCGCGTCATCAATGCCGAGACCAGAGAGCGCATGCGCGAGGTGCTGCGCGATATCCAGACCGGCAGCTTTGCCCGTGACTGGGTGCTGGAAAATCAGGCGGGCAAGCCGCGCTACGCAGCCTTGCTGCGCGAGGATCTCGATCAGCCGATCGAGCATACCGGCGAGCGCCTGCGTGCGCGCATGGGCTGGCTGCAGCCCGGCGCGAATGCCGGTCAGGCGTAA
- the ilvG gene encoding acetolactate synthase 2 catalytic subunit: protein MTPASPPKLDTRPDTRSGAQLVIDALEHEGVSHVFGYPGGAIMPVYDALTASSLTHILVRHEQAAALAADAWARVTGRPGVCLATSGPGATNLVTGLANAFMDCVPVVAITGQVATPLMGTDAFQEIDTFGITLPVVKHSWLVRDAADIPDIFAEAFRFARSGRPGPVLIDLPKDVTQASGISPRSHACRTAARAVFPLDAKALAAADRLIASARRPVLYFGGGIALGKAEDALRAFFQRSRIPAVATLKGLGALPTDWPGFLGMLGMHGTRAANMAVNDCDLLICVGARFDDRATGRLDTFAANARVVHIDGDAAEISKLREADVALAGDVAGILSALSGQTGGIDGWRRTCEENAERWAFRYDAPGSGVYAPALLKQISEAAGEKFIATCDVGQHQMWVAQHCRFSRPQAHLTSAGLGTMGYGLPAGIGAALAEPDATVVTISGDGSIMMNIQELATLRRYRIPLKIVLIDNAQLGMVRQWQELFYEENFSEVDLWDNPDFAELARAFGIEAFTLDRRADVPGAVERLLSTRGPVLCHVRIDPRENVWPLVPPGKANSDMMEA, encoded by the coding sequence ATGACGCCCGCATCGCCCCCCAAACTGGATACAAGGCCGGACACGCGTTCGGGTGCCCAGCTTGTCATTGACGCGCTGGAGCATGAGGGCGTGAGCCATGTCTTTGGCTATCCGGGCGGCGCGATCATGCCGGTCTATGACGCGCTGACGGCCTCCAGCCTGACGCATATACTGGTCCGCCATGAGCAGGCTGCAGCGCTGGCCGCTGATGCCTGGGCGCGGGTGACGGGCAGGCCGGGCGTATGTCTGGCGACTTCCGGTCCCGGAGCCACCAATCTGGTCACCGGGCTGGCCAATGCCTTCATGGATTGCGTGCCGGTTGTGGCTATTACGGGCCAGGTGGCGACGCCTCTGATGGGTACTGACGCCTTCCAGGAAATCGATACGTTCGGCATCACCCTGCCGGTCGTGAAGCATTCCTGGCTGGTGCGCGATGCGGCCGATATCCCTGACATATTTGCCGAGGCTTTCCGCTTTGCCCGTTCAGGCAGGCCCGGCCCGGTGCTCATCGATCTTCCCAAGGACGTAACGCAGGCAAGCGGCATTTCCCCCCGCTCGCATGCCTGCCGGACGGCGGCGCGGGCCGTGTTTCCCCTCGATGCGAAGGCGTTGGCGGCTGCTGACCGTCTTATCGCTTCGGCCCGTCGCCCCGTCCTCTATTTTGGTGGCGGTATCGCGCTGGGCAAAGCAGAAGACGCGCTGCGCGCCTTCTTCCAGCGTTCGCGCATTCCCGCCGTGGCAACCCTGAAAGGGCTGGGCGCGCTGCCCACTGACTGGCCGGGATTCCTCGGCATGCTGGGCATGCACGGCACGCGAGCCGCCAACATGGCGGTCAATGATTGCGATCTGCTGATCTGTGTCGGCGCGCGCTTTGATGACCGGGCCACCGGCCGGCTGGACACGTTCGCCGCCAATGCCCGCGTTGTGCATATCGATGGCGATGCAGCGGAAATCTCCAAGCTGCGTGAAGCGGATGTGGCGCTGGCTGGCGATGTCGCCGGCATATTGTCGGCCCTCTCCGGCCAGACGGGCGGGATTGATGGCTGGCGGCGCACCTGCGAGGAGAATGCCGAGCGCTGGGCTTTCCGCTATGACGCGCCGGGCTCGGGCGTCTATGCGCCTGCCTTGCTCAAACAGATTTCCGAAGCGGCCGGAGAAAAATTCATCGCCACCTGCGATGTCGGCCAGCACCAGATGTGGGTGGCCCAGCATTGCCGCTTCTCGCGCCCGCAGGCCCACCTGACCAGCGCCGGGCTCGGCACGATGGGCTATGGTCTGCCTGCGGGTATCGGCGCGGCGCTGGCCGAGCCGGACGCGACGGTCGTCACGATCAGTGGCGACGGCTCGATCATGATGAATATTCAGGAGCTGGCGACCCTGCGCCGCTACCGCATCCCGCTGAAAATCGTCCTCATCGACAACGCCCAGCTCGGCATGGTCCGGCAGTGGCAGGAGCTGTTCTACGAGGAGAATTTCTCCGAGGTCGATCTCTGGGACAATCCCGACTTTGCCGAGCTCGCACGAGCTTTTGGCATCGAGGCGTTCACGCTGGACCGCCGGGCCGATGTGCCGGGCGCCGTGGAGCGCCTTCTGTCCACGCGCGGGCCGGTCCTGTGCCACGTGCGCATCGACCCGCGTGAGAATGTCTGGCCGCTTGTGCCGCCGGGCAAAGCCAATTCCGACATGATGGAGGCATAA
- a CDS encoding ACT domain-containing protein, translated as MTTQIDIDFLPAEGAVVRLIGLVERRGYELDAVNYAPATGAHTLSMTVRARPGLRRIETLKAQIARVYGVVSVNEITAAPRLEAAS; from the coding sequence ATGACCACACAGATCGATATCGATTTCCTGCCCGCCGAAGGGGCCGTGGTGCGTCTTATCGGCCTTGTAGAACGCCGTGGCTATGAGCTCGATGCGGTAAACTATGCGCCCGCCACCGGGGCACACACGCTCAGCATGACCGTGCGCGCACGCCCCGGCCTGCGCCGGATCGAGACGCTGAAAGCCCAGATCGCGCGCGTTTACGGCGTCGTGTCGGTGAACGAGATAACGGCCGCGCCCAGACTGGAAGCAGCATCATGA